One segment of Zhihengliuella halotolerans DNA contains the following:
- a CDS encoding ABC transporter ATP-binding protein, with protein sequence MSNLQDESAGVPAPAIVVRGLGKRYGDKVAVNDIDLEVPAGSFYGLVGPNGAGKTTTLSMATGLLRPDGGSVWVHGVDVWREPLKAKSMLGVLADGVRLFDRLTGRQLVTYSGRLRGMDPEMVAERTEDLLRVLDLEDAGSKLVVDYSAGMTKKIALATALIHSPKVLVLDEPFEAVDPVSAANIRSILADYVGRGGTVIVSSHVMDLVQRMCTHVAVIADGNVLAAGTVDEVRGTESLEDRFVNLVGGRAEAGGLQWLQS encoded by the coding sequence ATGAGTAATCTTCAGGACGAATCTGCGGGCGTTCCAGCACCGGCCATCGTCGTCCGTGGTCTGGGCAAGCGCTACGGTGACAAAGTCGCGGTCAATGATATCGATCTGGAGGTTCCCGCCGGATCCTTCTACGGACTTGTAGGGCCCAATGGTGCCGGCAAGACGACCACGCTGTCTATGGCTACGGGACTTCTGCGGCCCGACGGCGGTTCCGTGTGGGTGCACGGCGTCGACGTCTGGCGCGAGCCGCTGAAGGCGAAGTCGATGCTGGGAGTGCTGGCCGACGGGGTCCGGCTCTTCGACAGGCTGACCGGCCGGCAGCTCGTGACCTATTCCGGTCGCCTGCGCGGCATGGACCCGGAGATGGTCGCCGAGAGGACGGAAGACCTGCTGCGCGTGCTGGACCTCGAGGACGCCGGCTCCAAGCTCGTCGTCGACTACTCCGCGGGCATGACCAAGAAGATCGCGCTGGCTACGGCGCTGATCCACTCACCGAAGGTGCTCGTCCTGGATGAGCCCTTCGAGGCGGTGGACCCCGTCTCCGCGGCCAATATTCGCTCAATCCTCGCGGACTACGTGGGCCGCGGCGGCACGGTGATCGTTTCCAGCCACGTCATGGATCTCGTGCAGCGGATGTGCACGCACGTCGCCGTCATCGCGGATGGGAATGTTCTGGCCGCGGGAACGGTCGACGAGGTCCGTGGCACGGAGAGCCTCGAAGACCGTTTCGTCAATCTTGTCGGCGGCCGCGCCGAGGCCGGGGGACTTCAGTGGTTGCAGAGCTGA